In Streptomyces sp. P9-A4, the genomic window CTTCGGCCAGTGACACGATCGGACGGCGCCCTGGCGGCGGATGCCCGGTCCCGCCCCACGACGAAGGAACCGCGCACCGTGGCCGATATCGCCCGCCACTCCGAGCACCGCTACGGCAACCGGCCCACGATGAAGGACGTCGCCGCGCGCGCGGGTGTCGGCCTGAAGACGGTGTCCCGGGTCGTGAACGGCGAGCCGGGGGTCACCCCGGACACCGAGCGCCGGGTCCGGGAGGCCATCGAGATCCTCGGCTTCCGCCGCAACGACAGCGCGCGGGTGCTGCGCAAGGGCCGGACCGCGACCGTCGGTCTCGTCCTGGAGGATCTCGCCGACCCGTTCTACGGGCCGCTCAGCCGGGCGGTCGAGGAGGTCGCGCGGGCGCACGGGTCGCTGCTCATCAACGGGTCAAGCGCCGAGGACCCGCACCGGGAGCAGGAGTTGGCGCTCGCCCTGTGCGCGCGCCGGGTCGACGGCCTGATCGTCATCCCCGCCGGTGACGATCACCGCTATCTGGAGCCGGAGATCAGGGCGGGTGTCGCCACCGTCTTCGTCGACCGTCCGGCGGGGCAGATCGAGGCCGACGCCGTCCTCTCGGACAGCTTCGGCGGGGCGCACGACGGCGTGGCCCATCTGATCGCCCACGGACACCGGCGGATCGGCTTCATCGGCGACCGCCCCCGCATCCACACCTCGGCCGAGCGGCTGCGCGGCTACCGCGCGGCCATGGAGGACGCGGGCCTCCCCGTCCGGGAGGACCGGATCGCGCTGGGGTCCACGGATCCGGAGCGGGTGAGCACGGCGGTACGCGAGTTGCTGGCGGCGCCGGAGCCCGTGACGGCCCTGTTCGCGGGGAACAACCGGGTCACCGTCACCGTGGTCCGCGCCCTCGCCGGGCACGACCGGCCGGTCGCCCTGGTCGGTTTCGACGACATCGAACTGGCCGACCTGCTGGGCGTCACGGTCGTCGCGCAGGACCCCGCCGCGCTCGGCCGGACGGCGGCGGAGCGCCTGTTCCGGCGGCTCGACGGGGTCGACGAGGCGCCGGAGCGAGTGGTCCTCGGCACGACGCTCCTCGCCCGGGGCTCGGGCGAGATCACGCCGTACTGACCGTCGCTGAGCACTGCCGTGCCGACGACCACTGAGCAGCACTCCCGAGAAGCGCGCCGGAGGGACGCTCAGCAGACGCGCAGCCCCTCCACCGGGCCGCCGCCCGCGCCTCCCGACAGGTGCAGGACGCTGAGGTAGACGTTGGTGTTGCCGCTGTCGTCGTCCGTCCTGGCGAACCAGCGGCTGGTGCGTCCGCCGTACGTCTCGCTCCGGTCCAGGTCGACCTGGCAGAAGAAGACGTGCGGGCCGGAGCCCACCGTGCCCATCTCCCCGCCGTCGTAGCGGGTGCTCGTGGCGCTCCGCACGACCTGGCAGGTGGCGGAGGAGCCGGCCGGCGCGCAGCCCGTGGCGGGCGGCGGCGCCCCGGTGGTGGGCGCGGCCGTGCCACCGCCCCCGGACGAGGCGCCCGTGGTGGGTGTGCGGGTGCCGGGCGTGCGCGGTGCGGTCGTACCGCCGCCTTGTCCGTCGGAGCCGGCCACGGTCCCCGTGCCGGGACCGCGCGACTCCGTGCCCCCGGAGTCCGGGTCCGATGCCGGGTCCGCACGGTCGGGGTCGGGGCGGCCGGTGCCGTCGGCCGAGCCGGACGGGGCGGGCCCCGAGGGGTCCCCGGCGGAGGGCGAGGCGGTGCCGCTCGACCGACCCGGCGACGGTACGCCGCTGGTCCCCGGGTCCACTGCGCGGCCCTGGTCGCCCCCGGCGGCGCCCCGGCCGCTGTCGCCCGGCGTCCCGTCGGAGGCCAGGACCCCGGAATCCCGGTCCATGAGGGCGTACGTGAGCCCGCCTCCGGCCAGCAGGACGGCGGTCACGGAGGCGGCGACCAGCACGTTCCCCCGGCGGGGCTTCGTCCCGGCACGGCGGGCGGCCCGCGTCCCGGCGCGGCCGGCCGTGCCCGCGTCGAGGTGCACGGGCGGTGGCACGGGGAGGACCGGACCGAAGGCCCCGGCGAGCGGCGCGGCGGCGGGCGCCGGAGACGCCGTCGGGGCGGGGTCGGCCCCGGCGTACGGGTTCGGCTCCACGGAACTCCCGTAGGGGCTGGGCGCTGCGGCGCCCCCGTAGGGGATCGACTCCACGGAACGCCCGTAGGGGTTCGGCTCCACGGAACCCCCGTACGGGATAGGCCCTACGGAACCCCCGTACGGGTTCGGCGCGGATGCCTCCACGGCCTGCGCCCCCAGGTCCTGCGCCCCCACGTCCTGCGCCCCCGCAAGAGGCGTCTCCACACCCGGCGCATCCGAAGTGGTCGCCTCCGAAGCGGGCGCCCCCACCGCCCCCACCGCGTGCGCCTCCGGAGCCGTCTCCCCCACCGCGCCCAGCAGCCGCGCCGCCTCGCGGGCCGTCGGCCGGGCGGCCGGGTCCTTGTCCAGGAGGCGGAGCAGGACCGGGGCGAGCGGTCCCGCGCGGCGGGGTTCCGGGAGGGGCTCGGTGACGATGGCCGCGAGCGTCGACCAGGTCGACGTACGGCGGAAGGGCGAGCCGCCCTCCACGGCCGCGTACAGGGTCGCGCCCAGCGCCCACACGTCGGAGGCGGGGCCCGGGTCCTGACCCCTGGCGCGCTCGGGGGCGAGGTAGTCGAGGGAGCCGACGATCTCGCCGCTGCGGGTCAGATGGGTCGCGGAGCCGTCGCCCGGGTCCTCCATCGTGGCGATGCCGAAGTCGGTGAGGACGATCCGGCCCCATGGGGTCTCCCCCGCCCGAGCGGAGTCGGGAGCTTGGGGACGGTCGAGCAGGATGTTGCCCGGCTTCACGTCCCGGTGCAGCACGCCCACCTCGTGCGCGGCGGCGAGTGCTTCCAGGACGTGGGCGCCGATCCGGGCGGCCTCGGCCGGTTCGAGGGTGCCCCGGGTGCCGAGGACGTCGTCGAGCGAGGGCCCGTCGATGAGTTCCATGACGATGACCGGCCGGCCCTGGTGTTCGGTGACGTCGTGGACGGCGATGACTCCGGGGTGGCGGACGCGGGCGGCGGCGCGCGCCTCGCGGGTCATCCGCAGGCGCAGATCGGCCAGTTCGGGTGCGGCCGCGTCCGTGTAGGTGCGGAGTT contains:
- a CDS encoding LacI family DNA-binding transcriptional regulator → MADIARHSEHRYGNRPTMKDVAARAGVGLKTVSRVVNGEPGVTPDTERRVREAIEILGFRRNDSARVLRKGRTATVGLVLEDLADPFYGPLSRAVEEVARAHGSLLINGSSAEDPHREQELALALCARRVDGLIVIPAGDDHRYLEPEIRAGVATVFVDRPAGQIEADAVLSDSFGGAHDGVAHLIAHGHRRIGFIGDRPRIHTSAERLRGYRAAMEDAGLPVREDRIALGSTDPERVSTAVRELLAAPEPVTALFAGNNRVTVTVVRALAGHDRPVALVGFDDIELADLLGVTVVAQDPAALGRTAAERLFRRLDGVDEAPERVVLGTTLLARGSGEITPY
- a CDS encoding protein kinase domain-containing protein, with amino-acid sequence MCSTGNGASVSSGENERLAGRYRVVRQLGRGGMGVVWHAVDEVLGREVAVKELRTYTDAAAPELADLRLRMTREARAAARVRHPGVIAVHDVTEHQGRPVIVMELIDGPSLDDVLGTRGTLEPAEAARIGAHVLEALAAAHEVGVLHRDVKPGNILLDRPQAPDSARAGETPWGRIVLTDFGIATMEDPGDGSATHLTRSGEIVGSLDYLAPERARGQDPGPASDVWALGATLYAAVEGGSPFRRTSTWSTLAAIVTEPLPEPRRAGPLAPVLLRLLDKDPAARPTAREAARLLGAVGETAPEAHAVGAVGAPASEATTSDAPGVETPLAGAQDVGAQDLGAQAVEASAPNPYGGSVGPIPYGGSVEPNPYGRSVESIPYGGAAAPSPYGSSVEPNPYAGADPAPTASPAPAAAPLAGAFGPVLPVPPPVHLDAGTAGRAGTRAARRAGTKPRRGNVLVAASVTAVLLAGGGLTYALMDRDSGVLASDGTPGDSGRGAAGGDQGRAVDPGTSGVPSPGRSSGTASPSAGDPSGPAPSGSADGTGRPDPDRADPASDPDSGGTESRGPGTGTVAGSDGQGGGTTAPRTPGTRTPTTGASSGGGGTAAPTTGAPPPATGCAPAGSSATCQVVRSATSTRYDGGEMGTVGSGPHVFFCQVDLDRSETYGGRTSRWFARTDDDSGNTNVYLSVLHLSGGAGGGPVEGLRVC